From the Saccharobesus litoralis genome, one window contains:
- a CDS encoding OmpA family protein, which yields MKANSSLIIIISLSLFGCLSTPEIDQWQPISEQSAKRLIDHDDDGVIMARDLCDGTTLGRDVSNDGCSPESTKDVYFEHHIDFQQGLTSLHGSMDDEFNAFLSTLDKSQKWNILVQGYTHKDGDMLYNKVMAKRRMAYVAERVSQTLGSELNDIRSRLLDGEKVSEETTSEVIKANTPDDEDNDGVLDNLDQCPGSDYKYLVDTKGCTAFENRLVTHTLTVRYPRGSATIDPMYNDKVKELADYIANYNVEKVEVFGHTSAPGSAAFNQKLSEKRAKSVVEMLVKEYGVDRKILVPIGKGESELLEKTQTKQANTLNRRVEITLSETLRVERKRDLGIADADELNRRVVVYAQSSQLQFKDRWHIFIMENPAEIQEQENTAGGDASGWEFDEEDAAEASGW from the coding sequence ATGAAGGCTAACAGCTCTCTAATAATAATTATCAGCTTGTCCCTGTTTGGCTGTTTATCAACTCCAGAAATTGACCAGTGGCAACCTATTAGTGAACAAAGCGCTAAACGCTTAATCGATCATGACGATGATGGCGTTATCATGGCGCGTGATTTATGTGATGGCACAACCTTAGGTCGTGATGTTAGTAACGATGGTTGTTCACCAGAATCGACTAAAGATGTCTACTTTGAGCATCATATTGATTTCCAGCAAGGTTTAACTAGCTTACACGGTAGTATGGATGATGAATTTAATGCATTTTTATCAACCTTGGATAAAAGTCAAAAATGGAACATTTTAGTACAAGGCTATACCCATAAAGATGGCGATATGTTGTACAACAAGGTTATGGCTAAAAGACGTATGGCTTATGTAGCAGAACGGGTGAGTCAAACGCTGGGCAGCGAGTTAAACGACATTCGCTCGCGGTTACTTGATGGTGAAAAAGTCAGTGAAGAGACCACATCAGAAGTGATTAAAGCTAATACACCAGACGATGAAGATAACGACGGCGTGTTAGATAACTTGGATCAATGCCCTGGCAGTGATTATAAGTATTTAGTTGATACCAAAGGTTGTACTGCATTTGAGAATCGCTTAGTCACTCATACATTGACGGTTCGTTACCCGCGAGGCAGCGCGACGATTGACCCTATGTACAACGATAAAGTGAAAGAACTGGCTGACTACATTGCTAATTACAATGTGGAAAAAGTTGAAGTATTTGGTCATACCTCGGCTCCAGGTTCAGCCGCGTTTAACCAGAAATTGAGTGAGAAACGGGCTAAATCTGTGGTTGAGATGTTAGTTAAAGAATACGGGGTTGATCGCAAAATATTAGTACCAATTGGTAAAGGCGAATCGGAGCTATTAGAGAAAACGCAAACCAAGCAGGCTAATACACTGAATCGCCGAGTTGAAATTACCCTTTCGGAAACCTTACGTGTAGAGCGTAAACGCGATTTAGGTATTGCAGATGCCGACGAGTTAAATCGTCGTGTTGTGGTTTATGCGCAATCATCACAACTGCAATTTAAAGATCGTTGGCATATTTTCATTATGGAAAATCCAGCTGAAATTCAAGAACAAGAAAACACCGCTGGTGGTGATGCCAGTGGCTGGGAATTTGATGAAGAGGATGCTGCAGAAGCATCTGGTTGGTAA
- a CDS encoding RHS repeat-associated core domain-containing protein, protein MQARYYDPVIGRFYSNDPVGFMEHIQRGNQAVHGFNRYAYANNNPYKYTDPDGEFIQFVSAGIGAFTAASAYKDANPNASKMDIVAAGLAGGAVGFLTGSGITTLVAKAVTTGARIAGSSSVIASKVGVKASESLITSTVAGGATGAGSSTGTQYFVDGKVDAQKVFEDGIKGAALGSIGGAPLTALKPNASEAAKDLAKLVGTAASAAVELAQVKDDD, encoded by the coding sequence ATGCAGGCACGATACTATGATCCAGTCATAGGGCGTTTCTACTCGAATGATCCGGTTGGGTTTATGGAGCATATTCAACGAGGAAACCAAGCTGTACACGGGTTTAATCGGTATGCCTATGCAAACAATAATCCTTATAAATACACAGATCCTGATGGCGAGTTTATTCAATTTGTAAGTGCTGGTATAGGTGCTTTTACTGCAGCATCGGCTTATAAAGATGCGAATCCTAATGCGTCAAAAATGGATATCGTAGCTGCGGGATTAGCTGGAGGTGCAGTTGGGTTTCTTACTGGCTCTGGAATTACTACATTAGTTGCTAAAGCTGTAACGACTGGTGCTAGAATTGCCGGTAGTTCCAGTGTAATTGCCTCTAAAGTTGGTGTAAAAGCTTCTGAAAGCTTGATAACTTCAACTGTTGCAGGAGGGGCTACAGGAGCTGGCTCTAGTACTGGAACTCAGTACTTTGTTGATGGAAAAGTTGACGCGCAAAAAGTATTTGAGGACGGTATAAAAGGTGCCGCTTTAGGTTCTATCGGTGGTGCTCCTTTAACAGCCTTAAAACCTAATGCCTCGGAAGCAGCCAAAGACTTAGCTAAACTAGTTGGCACCGCTGCTTCGGCTGCAGTTGAACTCGCGCAAGTCAAAGATGATGATTAA
- a CDS encoding TolC family outer membrane protein: protein MKKIINRVAYATLALVLCQFSFSVYARSLEQTVAVAFNTNPDLKQVYHNYKAVLQEHNVAQSGWYPTLDLEASIGVGRQDSPESRASLQNESIKPLSYGLTLSQLLFDGFFTSENIKRTDFEAQSELFQLKAAAENKALEVVNAYLNVIKDQTLVDLSLKNTETHQQIQQQIQLRHDNGLGSVSDLSQANGRLARAQATYFTAQNNLADSVGAFIRLVGEKPNELILPVPDAVMLPVSEGQFLDKAKLNHPTIKSAIADIKAAQAQLEVNKSPNLPTLTAQLSHTHTDDRNNGGLERTQTRADLVLSYNLYRGGQDQARVKQFAYVVNQAQDIKDSAQRQVVEGAQFSWNSYSFVSRQIEFLQTHVEQSFITKQAYKEQFEFGRRTLLDLLDTENELFEARRNFVTAETEYLHAHYRLFNAMGELLTALRINGDEYWQLKIEK from the coding sequence ATGAAAAAAATAATAAACAGAGTTGCTTATGCAACCTTAGCGCTTGTACTTTGCCAATTTTCTTTTAGCGTTTATGCTCGTTCTCTGGAGCAAACGGTAGCGGTGGCATTTAATACTAATCCAGATCTAAAGCAGGTATACCATAATTACAAAGCGGTTTTGCAAGAGCATAATGTAGCGCAAAGTGGTTGGTATCCGACGCTTGATCTTGAAGCTAGCATCGGAGTTGGTCGTCAAGATAGCCCAGAATCACGAGCCAGTTTGCAAAATGAGTCGATTAAGCCATTAAGCTATGGCCTTACACTGTCCCAGCTTTTATTTGATGGCTTTTTTACTAGCGAAAATATCAAACGAACGGACTTTGAAGCGCAATCAGAACTATTTCAATTAAAAGCGGCGGCAGAAAATAAAGCGCTGGAAGTTGTGAATGCTTACTTAAATGTCATTAAGGATCAAACCTTAGTGGACTTGTCGCTGAAAAATACTGAAACCCATCAACAAATCCAACAACAAATTCAACTGCGCCACGATAATGGTTTAGGTTCAGTCTCTGATCTGTCACAAGCTAATGGTCGTTTAGCGCGAGCACAAGCGACTTATTTTACTGCACAAAATAACTTAGCAGACTCGGTAGGCGCATTTATCCGCTTAGTGGGAGAAAAGCCAAACGAACTGATTTTACCTGTACCAGACGCCGTTATGTTACCTGTGTCTGAAGGTCAATTTTTAGATAAAGCAAAATTAAACCACCCAACCATTAAATCTGCGATAGCCGATATTAAAGCGGCACAAGCGCAACTTGAAGTGAACAAAAGTCCTAATTTACCCACATTAACCGCGCAACTGAGCCACACTCATACAGATGACAGAAATAATGGTGGGTTAGAGCGTACCCAAACTCGGGCGGATTTGGTTTTAAGCTACAATCTGTATCGCGGTGGGCAAGACCAGGCACGCGTGAAGCAGTTTGCGTATGTGGTTAATCAAGCGCAAGATATTAAAGATTCAGCTCAGCGCCAAGTGGTTGAAGGTGCGCAATTTTCATGGAATTCCTATAGCTTTGTCAGTCGCCAAATAGAGTTTTTACAAACTCATGTTGAACAAAGCTTTATCACCAAGCAGGCTTACAAAGAACAATTTGAATTCGGCCGTCGTACTTTACTCGACCTTTTAGATACTGAAAATGAATTATTTGAAGCGCGCCGTAACTTTGTCACCGCAGAAACCGAATACTTACACGCACATTATCGCTTGTTTAATGCCATGGGCGAATTACTCACCGCTTTACGCATAAATGGCGATGAATACTGGCAGTTAAAGATCGAAAAATAA
- a CDS encoding RHS repeat-associated core domain-containing protein has product MSQFYKLVNNLFFTALSLLTSFSLFANSLPATPQQLIALDKMLAEIRANQAAGLKQLGAGLAGDRFDPATGSLSFYRPITTLSTNHIPIQVGQVLKDRRGWLDDIPHIRTKVIAKQGIHDVREGQFWGKDRCTQYNQSYNEYVSLMGTRRYFRQDYSGPQAIQVPYEVPVNPSFIQDGLTMITPGGNVQMLEHAPAPSLYTFPNQTQQVFYTTKNNWRITCKNDIGDNKGEGFIATSPQGLTYHFDVLAYVDYPVNHRSERKYWHYYKEDPQIQFEGIWVEDIPLQDAILYASKITDVYGNEINYTFTPSTEHTKRYSKVVISSDQGHEVSIDLTSTGMKGYRYTVDDREWTVDPNGTLMLPDKKSYWTSSGTNLHGYSSSFWGLHGDMEKEYYCQGRNWVSQVSHPNGTVVEFYFDSIRSFYQDTDHEENQTLDACESEVLHPLYMGGKGVRTYRLVKKRIISPVDNYPNNRKTYTWEYDYDYEYYTDSEGVVRVSAYNNTVYNPNGSATEYIVNNDNSSWLYGHTTQINVYQDSQKNVLLESKTFDLSAGLLTPNANTDALGGKTPVQVITDKVVLQRGNDVFTTEYKYKENLFEDSYSYGLPTQIKTYSNTQDKRERIQDITYKHLREPWIIGLRDTTTYNNRLFIDNAYNDLGQLISVSQFGQETDSLTYHTSGDSKGRIKTRTRNLTSGINCNPEDITSEDCRTTTFENYVNGAPTSIKRADGVYEYMSVNQWGLTESYTNGKNLTVEYKYNDFGWLTDIYQPNLAANTKITYTNLYEGVIETATLGDEQIITKYDLYYRPISREQKDKTGAQSSIYQTWSYDGKNSNGMTVNFASYPSTTRLEAESKGVWRQYDRLGRLTQQDNIKYEYLNNNEVKVTDGDNNVTTKRLSGYGSPNDGNIIFIKSPEDTNTEMKYDIWGNLTSVRQFGSHGDVYRDKTQRFTYSEQNRLCRKSIPEAGDSLYLYNQIGELEYYQDGQPTGINCPNANIKAASVQLTYDKMGRKTHIDYPDETPDVNTYYDDAGNVEKVTRGTTEWTYGYDINNLDTLSRETLYIDGKTFSTFYEINSRQQIEGIRYPSKDLVKFNLDAFGRPNHIERKNWSEETETYANNFDYHANGTVKSFTYGNGAKFEQTLNNRQLPEIRNVTFNDGRSDPMRLTYDYTAGDNVKTITNGLYPSRTITNTYDGLNRLNTSTSAAWGGKIAFKYDSLGNILERATPNDVIGINYHDYVNRLDYVTSNSSTHVFSHDNYGNVTNNGRHQFTYDLAHQPITISGNQNGSFVYDGNYKRVKQTIDGKTIYSVYTLGAGLVSQYNLTENLHTDYINAAGTSIAKIQSFGSDVNPDSQAFGEDISPLGDSGSIIGSEHYKPYGESSQNPADSVNDIDFTGHVKDSSGLVYMQARYYDPVIGRFYSNDPVSTIEAISRGRPVYGFNRYTYANNNPYKYTDPDGEWSVVTILAVVGVVALGGYAAGDTVKKTIASITEHRKNAHEAAAEGDLDKMNTEMDKVKKAADLMQAAPKFVDMSQQLGKGIPSDTKKAKLSLIGKIKKAYKEWSKEESTSSDQNNNTEDVQNNNCAGKDQENC; this is encoded by the coding sequence ATGTCACAATTCTACAAACTTGTAAATAACCTATTTTTTACAGCTCTAAGCTTACTTACTTCATTTTCTTTATTTGCTAATAGCTTACCGGCTACGCCTCAACAACTAATTGCATTAGACAAAATGTTGGCAGAAATAAGAGCAAATCAAGCTGCAGGGTTAAAACAGTTAGGCGCTGGTTTAGCGGGTGATAGATTTGACCCTGCAACAGGCTCACTTAGTTTTTATCGACCAATCACAACGCTCTCGACAAACCATATCCCTATTCAAGTAGGACAAGTATTAAAAGATCGCCGAGGTTGGCTAGATGATATACCGCATATTCGAACTAAAGTCATAGCTAAACAAGGTATCCATGATGTTCGTGAAGGGCAGTTTTGGGGCAAAGATAGATGTACTCAATATAATCAGTCTTATAACGAATATGTATCTTTGATGGGAACAAGACGATACTTTAGGCAAGATTATTCAGGGCCTCAGGCAATACAAGTCCCCTATGAAGTCCCTGTTAATCCGTCTTTTATTCAAGATGGTCTTACTATGATAACCCCTGGCGGCAATGTTCAAATGCTAGAGCATGCCCCTGCACCCAGTCTATATACATTTCCTAACCAAACACAGCAGGTTTTTTATACTACTAAAAATAATTGGCGCATCACATGTAAAAACGATATTGGAGATAACAAGGGCGAAGGATTTATAGCCACTTCACCACAAGGACTCACTTATCATTTCGACGTTCTGGCTTATGTTGATTATCCCGTTAATCATCGCTCTGAAAGAAAATATTGGCATTACTATAAAGAAGATCCTCAAATTCAATTTGAAGGGATATGGGTGGAAGATATCCCTCTACAAGACGCTATTCTTTATGCCTCAAAGATAACCGATGTGTATGGTAACGAAATTAACTATACCTTTACGCCATCAACTGAGCATACTAAAAGATACTCTAAGGTAGTAATTTCTAGCGATCAAGGTCACGAAGTATCCATTGATCTAACAAGCACGGGTATGAAAGGTTATCGTTATACCGTTGACGATAGGGAATGGACGGTTGATCCAAATGGCACATTAATGCTTCCTGATAAAAAATCCTATTGGACTTCAAGTGGCACTAATCTTCATGGTTACTCTTCAAGCTTTTGGGGACTACATGGAGATATGGAGAAGGAGTATTACTGTCAGGGGCGAAATTGGGTTAGTCAAGTTAGCCACCCTAATGGAACAGTGGTGGAGTTTTATTTCGACTCGATTAGGTCTTTCTATCAAGACACTGACCATGAAGAAAACCAAACCCTCGATGCATGTGAATCAGAGGTTCTTCACCCACTTTACATGGGAGGAAAAGGAGTAAGAACTTACAGGCTGGTTAAAAAGCGGATTATCTCGCCTGTTGATAATTACCCCAATAATCGAAAAACCTATACTTGGGAGTACGATTATGATTACGAATATTACACAGACTCTGAAGGGGTTGTACGGGTTTCTGCATATAACAACACTGTCTATAATCCGAATGGCAGTGCAACTGAATATATAGTAAATAATGATAATTCTTCATGGCTTTATGGGCATACAACACAAATCAATGTCTATCAAGATTCGCAGAAAAACGTTTTATTAGAGTCAAAAACTTTTGATTTAAGTGCAGGTTTATTGACCCCTAATGCCAATACAGATGCATTAGGCGGAAAAACGCCTGTTCAAGTCATTACTGACAAAGTTGTTCTGCAGCGTGGTAACGATGTTTTTACCACGGAATACAAATATAAAGAAAACTTGTTTGAAGATAGTTATAGCTATGGTTTGCCCACTCAGATTAAAACTTACAGTAACACTCAGGACAAACGTGAACGTATTCAAGACATCACTTATAAACATTTACGTGAGCCATGGATCATTGGTTTACGCGATACCACTACTTACAACAACCGCTTATTTATTGATAACGCCTATAATGATTTAGGACAATTGATATCTGTTAGTCAATTTGGCCAAGAAACAGATAGTCTTACATATCATACATCTGGTGATTCAAAAGGCAGGATTAAAACCCGTACCCGAAATTTAACATCGGGAATAAATTGTAACCCTGAAGATATCACCAGCGAAGATTGCCGTACAACAACATTCGAAAACTATGTTAATGGAGCTCCTACCAGTATTAAGCGAGCTGATGGCGTATATGAGTATATGTCTGTCAATCAGTGGGGCTTAACCGAAAGCTATACAAATGGAAAAAATTTAACTGTTGAATATAAATACAACGATTTTGGCTGGTTAACTGATATTTACCAGCCTAATTTGGCAGCTAACACCAAAATAACTTACACAAACTTATACGAAGGTGTTATAGAAACAGCTACCTTAGGTGATGAGCAAATTATTACCAAGTATGATCTTTACTATCGACCTATTAGCCGTGAACAAAAAGATAAAACAGGAGCACAATCGAGTATTTACCAAACTTGGAGTTATGACGGTAAAAATAGTAATGGCATGACAGTCAACTTTGCATCGTACCCAAGTACTACCAGATTAGAAGCTGAAAGCAAAGGAGTATGGCGTCAATACGATAGATTAGGTCGCCTAACACAGCAAGACAACATCAAGTATGAGTACCTAAATAATAATGAAGTGAAGGTGACCGATGGCGATAACAATGTCACAACCAAACGCCTGAGTGGTTACGGCTCTCCAAATGACGGAAATATTATCTTCATAAAGAGTCCAGAAGACACCAATACGGAAATGAAATACGACATATGGGGTAATTTAACCTCTGTGCGGCAATTTGGTAGTCATGGAGACGTTTATAGAGATAAAACCCAAAGATTTACTTACAGCGAGCAAAATAGACTATGTCGAAAATCGATCCCAGAAGCTGGCGATAGCTTGTACTTATATAACCAAATTGGTGAACTAGAGTATTATCAAGATGGCCAACCTACCGGAATAAATTGTCCGAATGCAAATATTAAAGCAGCAAGTGTCCAATTAACCTACGATAAGATGGGACGAAAAACCCATATTGACTACCCAGATGAAACTCCAGATGTTAATACATATTATGATGATGCTGGAAATGTCGAGAAAGTTACTCGAGGGACTACTGAGTGGACCTACGGCTATGATATTAACAATCTCGATACGTTATCCCGAGAAACCTTGTACATTGATGGCAAAACTTTTTCTACTTTCTATGAAATTAACTCTCGCCAACAAATTGAAGGAATCAGATACCCTTCGAAAGACTTAGTTAAATTTAATCTGGATGCGTTTGGACGCCCCAATCATATAGAGAGGAAGAATTGGTCCGAAGAAACCGAAACGTATGCCAATAACTTTGACTATCACGCTAATGGAACCGTTAAGTCATTCACTTATGGGAATGGAGCTAAATTCGAACAAACTTTAAACAACAGGCAATTACCTGAAATCCGTAACGTTACGTTTAACGATGGCCGTTCAGACCCCATGCGACTAACCTACGACTATACAGCGGGAGACAATGTTAAAACTATTACTAATGGTTTATATCCTAGCCGCACCATTACCAATACGTATGATGGTTTAAATCGATTAAATACCTCAACTAGCGCAGCTTGGGGAGGGAAAATCGCATTTAAATATGATTCATTGGGTAACATTCTCGAACGTGCAACGCCCAACGATGTTATCGGTATTAATTATCATGACTATGTAAATAGGTTGGATTACGTAACCAGTAATTCGAGTACCCATGTATTCTCTCACGACAACTATGGCAACGTAACCAATAATGGCCGTCATCAATTTACTTATGACTTAGCACATCAACCAATCACAATAAGTGGTAATCAAAATGGTAGTTTCGTTTATGACGGCAATTATAAGCGGGTTAAACAAACTATTGATGGCAAAACTATTTACTCGGTATACACCCTAGGGGCAGGCTTAGTTTCGCAATACAACTTAACTGAAAACCTCCATACAGACTATATCAATGCAGCTGGCACTAGTATCGCCAAAATTCAAAGTTTTGGCAGTGATGTCAATCCGGATAGCCAAGCATTCGGCGAAGATATATCGCCGTTAGGCGATTCTGGTAGCATTATCGGCAGTGAGCATTACAAGCCTTACGGAGAATCATCACAAAACCCTGCTGATAGTGTTAATGACATTGATTTTACTGGGCATGTTAAAGATTCATCTGGATTGGTGTACATGCAGGCACGATACTATGATCCAGTCATAGGTCGGTTTTACTCGAATGATCCGGTAAGTACAATTGAAGCCATTAGTAGAGGGCGTCCTGTATACGGTTTTAATAGATATACCTACGCCAACAATAATCCATATAAATATACTGACCCTGATGGTGAATGGTCTGTTGTTACCATTTTAGCTGTAGTTGGTGTGGTTGCATTAGGTGGTTACGCTGCTGGTGACACAGTAAAGAAAACGATCGCTTCTATCACTGAACATCGTAAAAATGCACATGAAGCTGCAGCAGAAGGAGATTTAGATAAAATGAATACAGAAATGGATAAAGTTAAAAAAGCAGCTGATTTGATGCAAGCGGCACCTAAATTTGTTGATATGAGCCAACAGCTAGGAAAAGGTATCCCCAGTGATACCAAAAAAGCAAAGTTATCGTTAATAGGTAAAATTAAAAAAGCTTACAAAGAGTGGTCTAAAGAAGAAAGTACGTCAAGTGACCAGAATAATAATACTGAAGACGTGCAAAACAATAATTGCGCTGGAAAAGACCAAGAAAATTGCTAA
- a CDS encoding ExeA family protein: MISSIFAITKEPFNRSNLALLSQQKHISDVIKIHASQGGFSVIIGEPGVGKSVLREHIEHWHNERDTTVVAISRTMHTYINILKQLALSFKLDVPTKDLEAELIKAAYEHIRQRKTLYILIDEAHLLNIEVLRKLRLLFEKFPKKHNLVLFGQPDLLHYLSLNVNADIKSRITFSQSIKPLNDDDLECYIIKELEAAKMGINTFDSAAIEVILRSSNGNLRLCRNLCYASLIEACREAKKIVTISHVNNVLIQPHWRSHEDLIKQQVAS, translated from the coding sequence ATGATTTCCAGTATCTTCGCTATCACGAAAGAGCCGTTTAATCGCTCAAACTTAGCTTTGTTATCACAACAGAAACACATCAGCGATGTCATTAAAATCCACGCCTCTCAAGGTGGGTTTTCCGTGATTATCGGTGAACCGGGTGTCGGTAAAAGTGTATTGCGCGAGCATATTGAACACTGGCATAACGAGCGCGATACCACGGTCGTGGCCATTTCCAGAACCATGCACACGTACATCAATATCCTTAAACAATTGGCCTTATCGTTTAAATTAGATGTGCCAACCAAAGACTTAGAAGCCGAGTTAATTAAAGCGGCCTATGAGCATATCCGCCAGCGTAAAACCTTGTATATCCTGATTGATGAAGCCCATTTACTCAATATTGAGGTGTTACGCAAACTGCGCTTGTTGTTTGAGAAGTTCCCCAAAAAGCACAACTTGGTGTTATTCGGCCAACCCGATTTATTACACTATCTATCACTTAACGTTAATGCCGATATTAAGTCGCGCATTACTTTTTCCCAATCCATCAAACCGCTGAATGATGATGACCTTGAGTGTTATATCATCAAAGAATTAGAAGCGGCCAAGATGGGTATTAATACCTTCGATAGTGCCGCTATTGAGGTCATATTGCGCTCCAGCAATGGTAACTTACGCCTATGTCGTAACCTGTGTTATGCCAGCCTTATCGAAGCCTGTCGCGAAGCCAAAAAGATTGTCACTATCAGCCACGTTAATAATGTGCTTATCCAGCCCCATTGGCGCAGCCATGAAGACTTAATTAAGCAACAGGTGGCATCATGA
- a CDS encoding TolC family outer membrane protein, producing the protein MKLLRQTYLFALFGVALFVPGQSLAKSLEQAVATAFNTNPDLKEIFHNYKASRQEQEIAEGGWYPSIDINASVGAGIQDTPESRLNTPNAQSEDIRPVTYGISLSQILFDGFFTSENVERTSFEAQSELYALQAAAENKALEVANIYLNVIRDAKLVELATKNVNSHTTIHEQIKLRTDNGLGSASDLSQATGRLARANANLITAQNNLYDSTAAYIRLVGEKPEELILPVPDKLMLPASEGLLLDKSMLNHPTVKSAIADIKAAEAQLSQNQSSFMPRVTLEVGKNYTADRANDGIERDTLRADIVMNYNLFRGWQDSALEMQNAYQIEQAKDIKMSAERQVIEGAKFSWNSYSFTDRQLEFLKLHVEQSFLTQQAYQEQFELGRRTLLDLLDTENELFEARRNFVTAETEYLHAHYRVFNAMGDLLKALRIQGDEYWRDTIEKEQVGTPQQPQQQKTTRKSASSRLERFLGIHGNDEDEG; encoded by the coding sequence ATGAAATTGTTAAGACAAACGTATTTGTTTGCCTTATTCGGTGTCGCCTTGTTTGTACCCGGTCAATCGCTTGCCAAGTCATTGGAACAAGCTGTTGCGACTGCGTTTAATACTAACCCGGATTTAAAAGAAATTTTCCACAACTACAAAGCTTCTCGGCAAGAGCAAGAAATTGCTGAGGGCGGTTGGTATCCATCCATAGATATTAATGCCAGCGTAGGCGCTGGTATTCAAGATACGCCAGAGTCCCGTTTAAATACACCCAATGCGCAAAGTGAGGATATACGTCCCGTTACTTATGGTATTTCACTAAGCCAAATTTTATTTGATGGTTTTTTTACCTCAGAAAACGTTGAGCGTACATCGTTTGAAGCGCAATCTGAGTTGTATGCTTTGCAAGCCGCAGCAGAAAACAAAGCGCTCGAAGTGGCTAATATTTATTTAAATGTTATTCGCGATGCCAAGCTTGTTGAGTTAGCTACTAAAAACGTTAATTCGCATACCACGATCCATGAACAAATTAAGCTACGCACAGATAACGGATTGGGCTCAGCGTCAGATTTGTCGCAAGCGACAGGGCGTTTAGCGCGAGCGAACGCAAATTTAATTACTGCGCAAAATAATTTATATGATTCGACAGCGGCTTATATTCGTTTAGTGGGTGAAAAACCTGAAGAATTAATTTTACCTGTGCCGGATAAGCTTATGTTACCGGCGTCGGAAGGTTTGCTATTAGACAAGTCAATGTTAAACCATCCAACGGTTAAATCTGCAATCGCAGATATTAAAGCCGCAGAAGCACAGTTGTCGCAAAACCAAAGCTCGTTTATGCCAAGAGTGACGTTGGAAGTTGGCAAGAACTATACAGCTGATCGCGCTAACGACGGTATTGAGCGTGATACGTTACGGGCTGATATTGTCATGAATTACAACTTATTTCGTGGCTGGCAGGATTCAGCATTAGAAATGCAAAATGCTTATCAAATTGAGCAAGCCAAAGACATTAAAATGTCAGCCGAGCGGCAAGTGATTGAAGGCGCTAAATTTTCGTGGAACTCTTATTCATTTACTGATCGTCAGCTTGAGTTTTTAAAGTTACACGTTGAACAAAGTTTTTTGACTCAGCAGGCTTATCAAGAGCAGTTTGAACTTGGGCGTCGTACATTATTGGATTTACTCGATACCGAAAATGAATTATTTGAAGCTCGGCGTAACTTTGTCACCGCGGAAACCGAATATTTACATGCTCATTATCGTGTATTTAATGCGATGGGCGATTTACTCAAAGCGCTACGCATTCAAGGTGACGAATACTGGCGAGATACTATCGAAAAAGAGCAAGTCGGTACACCACAACAACCCCAGCAACAAAAAACCACCAGAAAATCGGCTTCAAGTCGTTTAGAAAGATTTTTAGGAATTCATGGAAATGATGAAGATGAAGGCTAA